The genomic stretch TATCACACTTGTTTTAAATGTAAGCAAGCCTAACTAGAGGCTAGCTCAAAAGCATGGTCACATGATCTTAACCTTGCTTCAAACAACTCGTTTGGCCCTAGGATGACTTGCACAGTCTTTGGGATAGTAGAATGTCTGCAGTAGCTTAATGTTAGATAGACAATCCATCTAGCACTATGGAGGATCTACAAGTTCTTATGTTGATGTCGCTTTGTGCATATTCTATCTCAGTTTTTGTAAATTCAACCATGTTGActgaattaaaacttaaatttgaacCATTTGTTTGTTTTATTAGATTTAAAGTTAATGAGGCAATTTTCATATTGAGAATGGGTTGCTAAAGTTGGAAAATAATCCATATGAAAGAGATTGTTTACATTTTTGTTCTACCGTTGACTGAACAATTAATTGATAAATGCTTTTATTTAGTCAGATCATTGCGCATGTAAGGTTGGCAGATATCATAAATTGCCAGAACATTGTAGCGATTTGGTTGTAAAAGAAAGGAATATGCTTGATGCTATAATTCTGTTTGAGCAAAGTGTATTTTGCTTGAAAGTTGAGATTGTGGTTGAttatcaatcaagggatgtatacTTGTATATTAATATAAAAACACATGTCAGCACAGATACATGTCAGGGACAAGGCACACACCTTTGTGCAAATGACATAGCTATATTGAAATTTCCTCATTCTTTAATCATCTCTGATACGGGCGTGGATAAGGGATCTTGTCCATGGACCAGGTACCTCTAACATTCACAATAACCAAACTTCTATGTTGCTTGAGTTATGGCTGTCAGCTCATTAATGGATACATGAAAATTCATTGATCTTGTAACAACGCATTTGAGGAAATTTGAATCGTTGACTTTTTCGTTCATTTTCTTTCTATAAAGGAAACAGAAACTGCAATACATGGGTGTGGTTGTACTTGCATCATTTTTCTGCCCCTTCATATTACAAATAAATCTGACCATATGACACACCCAAAAACCTACTACAAAGTAACATGTTTTCACAATGTGCCAACCCCACACTGCAATACATCTAAATAAATACAAGTAACTGCATCAACCAAGGCTGCCGTAGGATAATATAAGAAAACAATTACATCTTATTTCCATGCCAGTTGTTGGCTTCACTTGAACTTTCTTCTGCATCCATATCAGTCTCATTGTTAGTTTTTAGTAAGTCTCCATGATGGTCATTGTGCTTATTTTAAAGGCGTGTTTTCATGATATTACACAAAACATATAGTGAAACGACCAAAggacatatttttaaaatataagttgaaTAGGTAATTCTTCTTATAATAACACCATTACATCCGTGTGGGCAGTGTTACTTCAAAACTGGACAAAACTGAAAATTATGCTTAGCTCTCCTATGCATATCTGGAGTCTTTTGGAGTCATTTCAGACTGATATGTATTGGCTTAATTTTTAATCATTGCTTTGGCAATACATTTTTTTTTGGCATTGATAAAAAGAGATTTGAccagtgggataaggcttggttgttgttgttgttgtgttgATAAAAGGAGATTTACAGTTTACATTGTATGGATCTTTAACTTCTGTTTCTCTTACTTTTTTTGGCTGGTTTCTAGGTAATTCTTCCACTAAGCCCAATAGAAAGTTTCATACTTACAACAAAAAGTATTATAGTAAAGCATTGAGGACAAAGCAGTTACCTTTCAAATCAAGCAATAACCGTACTCTTTCTTGGCACAAGGATGATAACCTTGTGATAAGATTTTCAGATGATGACAGTGGAACCGACTCCCGAGATTCTAAATCTGTGGCAGCCATGGAAAAGAATGATCATGCAGCTAGATTAATCAAGTTTAAGATGCCAATGTCCTCTTCTCAGAGACAAGAAATACCGCATCAATCTACACAGCATGGACCAAGATTCATGTCAAAAAAAGGAGTAGCAGGGCCTATGTTTTCAAGGGTTGGAAAAATCAATGGTTCCAACTTTGGCAATCAAATGACTTCTTCATCTGAGAAGGTGGAGCACATTCAAAAGCAAATTGCTGCCTTAAAGACTTCTATAAGACAAGTACATGGCCACCATCAGGATACAAGCTCAGCTGATACTGTAGCAGAAAGTTTGCACCATAAAATTTCAAGGGAAAATGAATTTAAGGTTCAAACGAAgacattatttcaaaaaaaaGACATTGTCACTGGTTTCACAAATAAGCACTTTGAGCAGCTGAATGAAAAGTTAGACAACCAAGCAATGAACAGTGATGGAGCTAAAACTGCTAATGCTGAAAGGCTTTCCCTTGGTGTTCGACCAACAAAACGCTTGAGGGTAGATAAACCTTTAGAACCTGTTCATGCCTCTGATGATCCACTACAATTGCAAAAACATTCTGACACACATCTAGGAGGATCTGATCAGCTATTACTTAAGGGTCAAAGTGGTCTCTTTGCAGTGAGAAGTGGGCGTAGCTACGATGAAACAAACAAAACTTTGTCCTTAAATAATGAAGGAATTGATGGGAAGCATGGTCAAATGTATGAAAATGCAACTATATCATCTAAAGTTCCACATATAGGACTGAAAGATAATAAAATCATTATGCCTTTATCTTGTGCTCCATTATCTTCATATTCGGACCCTGATATGAATTCCAAGCCAGAAACCAAGAATGATATAACTGTTGATGCCTCATGCAACTATGCAAAGTATGCAAAAGGGCCTGCATTGTTGGCTTCTGAATTGTTAGATCAAAGCTCATATTTGGCTCAACCGGCACCTGGTCTTGAGGTTAGATTTTTCTTCTAATTGCTATAATTGCATATTTATGTTCATATTGCCCTTGCTCCTTTTGATTATTgtttattgttttattttgaGAAACCAGAAAAGATACCAACTAATTCATCTATTGGTAATGTGAATTGAGAATCTTCAATACATAGGAGTCCTACAAATCTGTTTATTGGAGATAATATTCGATAAGCATTTTGAAACAGAACTATGGAACCTACACATTATGCACATGGCCTCTAACATGGTTGTTAAGATTGGATGATATTGATATGGATTGTTCAAGTTGGATTAGTATCAACAAAAGGTCAATCTGCTCTTTTTCCAGAAATAGGTAAtctcaaattgatcaattgagaagTTTCAAAAAGCAGAGATTCAGATAAATAATGTAGAAATGAGTTAGGGTCACTTAaagatatattaaattaatagaaATTAGGTCAGCACGAAGAAAGAAtggaatcaattaaaattttatcaaattagattgatATGGAAAATCAATCGATCAAACCATTTTTTTCATTGATTGTGATTTGACTCGTGGCAAACACACATAGGAGGGAGAGATAGTCTCTATTGCTCACTTGAATCCAACTTAAATTACTCAACCTCGTTGACCGCTCTACTATTGTTGCTTGCAATGTGCCACTAGCTAGATCAAGCACCTGATCCATTTCACTTGCTTAATATTGATTGACTCAATCCGGAGAGAATATTGTATCTCTCTCGATCAGTAGTAGCCTCAAAAGCCCTTTCCTACATATTAATAATCTACTATTACTTGATACCTTTATATTAGTAAATATgatcttattatttattttaatatataacaATAATTTGATATTATTAAACTGATAATAACAAGATATAATTTTATTGAAATTTTGATTATATATTGTGCCAATAATCTAATTTTGTCAATTttactatttattatttataatatattattaataataacatGTTTGTTGAAACACAATGTACATTCTTATTATGGTTAAGCAGCATTTGTTTTCTTATTCatgaaattattttatttttctattcttttttttttatttccttaaGGATTTCAATTGCAAGATCCTATTGGTTTTATATGACCAATAAATTTTTAGATCATCCAATGCTGATATTAATTctgattttgaaaattgtggtGACTGATTTAGTTTTCGATTAAAGGACAACATTTGATTTTTGTTTGTATGTGGGAAACTGCAATGTGTGAAAATCGTTATATCTTTTGTTATATATTGACGGATTTGCCAACCATATCTTCTGGAGGTCATTTGATTGATTATATTTGAAACAAACTAATTCAGTGATGTCTTTAATCAGCTTGAGGGAGGTGTTTGGAACCTACCTGTAAATATATATACAGGTAAATCTAAATATCTTCTTTATTCTAAAATACTTATAGGTAGGAGTGACCTGGGTTTGTTTATTTGATTTTCCCTGTTATTTAATATTCTCCTTAGAGTATGATGCCAAATTACCTAGCATTTAACTTTGTCAGAGAAAGGTTTCACATGCAAAAGCAGCCAGTCAATTAGTGTTTGGAGTTAACCTTTCTATGTCACCTATTCATCTTAGATCTATTATGCTCTTAAAGTTTCTCTCATTAATTCTCTTGCTTAATTATTAGGGTTCATCACCTCTTCATCTTCTATGTCTCCCCTCTCTTCTAACTTCTCATTTCCTTTTATCCAAAGAGTCTTTGGAACCACGCTTGCACTAGGAGGAAATCGGGGACTACTGGTTATTGTTTTTGGTGAAAAACATTTTGCAGTGTACTGCTTAAAGTTAGGATTTGACACCAAAGGTTAAGTGGAAGAATCATTACTCAATTTCTTCCTTTATGATAGTCAGAGATTCTTATCCTTAACTTTCACTTTATATCATTGTACATATCATATATAGCTAGGACTTGTATGAATAATTTGCttgatttttctgaattttaTTTTGTTACTCTCATGGATCAGGTGAGAATCCCTGAATGGGGTATCTTTAGTTTAGAATCTTTATTGGAGTTGGAGGAGTTGCAAGATAAGGAGTTGGAAAAGGCACAGGAGTTCAGACAGAGGTGTGAGCTGGAAGAAAGACTTGCACTTAAGTCTTATAGGAAAGCACAAAAAGATTTGATCAATGCTAATGAGAGATGTGCCGTTCTATATAGGAATAGAGAAACCATCTCCACTAAGCTTCAGAATTTGATGCTGGAGTCTTCCAACTTTGTCTGGCAGTCAAGCAAGCAGGATCATGGTGGATGCGTACATTCTAGATTAGGCTACCATGTACCAGCTGAGGGTCAAACATCAGAACTTTTGTATGAAAGATCCAATCGTGGTTTGCTAGATGATACTTCTCTTGATGTATCTTTAAGAATGACACATAGGCATGGCTCTTGTTCTAACCAGTACTCAGAAAGTGATGATAGCACGTCGGACCATAGAGACAAAAGCACTACCAATGGTCTTAGCAGTCCTGCATCATCTCCAAATATGTCTACAGATGATGACAGAGAAAATTTAGTTCTTGATAAGAGAGAGGTAGTATCAAATTTGGCTTGCTCACCAAATGTTGACAGTCATGCAGATGTAACTTCTGATTTGGATGTCAGGAAAGAGGGGAATTCACAGGATTATGATCTTGAAGCTGCCCTAAGGTCTAAGTTGGTTGCTAAGTTTGGTATGAGGACATTTTGTAAGAGTGATGGCATGAGCAGTGTTCCATGCGAAGTTGATCAAGCAGTTGTCAAAAATGAAAAGAGATCCAATACTTCTGCCAATCAGCAAATCCAGCAGCAGATGATCATTCAAAACTCTAATTCTGAaggtattttatttctattttcttaAGCATTTGTATGGCATTTAGTCTTAAAGATCTCTTTTTCATATTCTCTTAAAAATTTTAACAGTTAAGGAAATCATTTGCTTGACCCACTCAAATTGTGTAAGAGTTATGGTTTACATACTTTATTCTACTTTTGAATAGTTAATGTTCATTTTCAATAGGATGCCCTTTTCTTCTGAAGTGGATGATACACAATGATTTATCAATtttaatactttataaattgtcctaattttattaataacttcgtaatttattttttttctagctTATGGTTCTTTCAAAAGACAAATAAAAACATTAATTCAACACTTAGATTTACAGTTTTTCATCTTCCATTCTAAGGCGGAACATTTTTGAAGACAATGAACCCATGAGGATAACTCTGAATACTATGAGAGAAAATACCATATGTAGTTTCAACTTTTTCTCCAATAATCAGTTGATGTTCTTTTACTTCTAGATAGACATACAAAGAACTATGAGACCATATTCAAAATTTTGCTGAAGATAAGCAGTTTACCAATCATGTTGTGCTGAGATCTTTAGCTATATGCCAAAACTATCTGGCTAAGGTCTTTATGTTTCAACTACTGAAAAAATTCTGGAAGGAATCAGATTGTGTCATATCATAGATGGATTTCTATGTTTGGGTTCTGTATATAGTTGCCGAAGTACATAGAGCATTAGTTATGTGCAAGGGATAAAGTCCATGTTGCATCCCAAATAGTTGGGACCAACTGGGTATTCATCTTAGAAAAACCAAGTGAAAATATTTCTTGGGTAATGTTTCGCTTCAAATTTCATCAAGATTTTCTCTAGGAAAGGTGTTGAAGTATGCAAGAGTATGCTTAAGATGAATGCTAGAGCCAATGAATTTTGTCGACTGAAAACTAAGTTTtgcaattttttattttgatgtttTATATGGGTTTGTTACTGTTTGATTTGTATGGTTAATACGATATgttaataaataacataaaatacAGAAAAGTAATACATGtgaaattttaagattttttttgctTGTAGGATCTTATGATCCTACTATATTCTAGTCTTGTGTTCTATTTCATTTTGGTTGACTTTTATCTGCTTCTGAGTAGGATCCCTAACTGCCTTGGTTTTAAcattcttttcaaattttaactaTTGTTCTCTATGCCCCTGTATCTCCAGTTTTGCCACTTCTAATGCCTCCCTGTGAGTGATGATGCAAGCAAATAATTTGGTAAAAATCACAGTGTCTGTTTACTCTGCttagtaaaattattttgaatacaGGTAATGTTGACCTTTCAGTTATGGTGGTTGTAATTTTCTTGCAAATTTTATAACTtgcacttggatttttctttcgTCTTCATTAGCCATTTGGTTCGATGTGAAAATTGTGCAATGTTAATTGCTGTTCTAGTTTCAACTTCTTTGTGTCATTTAACTAATTCCTTGACCTGATACAATGGGTGTaatataatttgagaattttccccTTGAAATACTAAGCATGTCATAACTGGGTCATTGATTATTTTTCTTAAAGGAAATAACACTTGATAAGGTTATACACTTCAAATGATTTGAGTCATAGAATATGTCTTAAAGAAAATATTGCTTTATAAGTTTATATTCTTCTAAAGATTTGAGTCGTAGAATTTGATCTTAAAGGAAATAATGCTTGATAAGGTTATATTTATATGAGAACTTTCAAActagttttattattattattattattattcaagaAATTATACAGATGCCTCAGCTTTTTTGCATCCCATTTTGTGGCATGAACTGCCACTAACTACCCAACTAGTTGGTGCCAGTGTTTCAATCATGGCTGTAGCTCCGTGTTTACTTTTGAACTCTCAAGTTACTTCATGCTGTTATGCTGCAATGTGTGCAGGTCTTTTCAGGGCGGAAGGAATAATGAATTTGAGCTCTGTTAAGCATTGTGGTCAATCTCAGCGAAATGAATTTTCCTATGAAGTTGAAGGAGGCAGTAGCTTTCTAAAAGGATCTTATTGGTTAGTTTGCCAGCCTATTTTATCGCCATCTTCCTCAATTTTGCACAATGTGTTGCCACTTTTGAAGTTTAATGTCTCTGCTTATCCTAATGGGAGAACTGAAGAAAAAGATGCTAGGCCAAAGTCTCAAAAAGTTATTTGTAAGCCAGATAAAACTGATGATAGCACAAAAGTGAGTGGTGTGAGCAGCTCGTGTGATAATTCGATTGATTTTTTCTTGCCATTTTGTATGTTTGAGCTTCGAGGAAAATGCAATAATGATGAATGCCCATGGCAACATGTTAAACAAAATAGCAAAAGAAGTTTAAAACGAGGGCTTCTGGTTACTCACAATTCAGGTTCGTTGTTTGAAGTGTGTAATTACTTGGTAAACAGAAATTTCATCTCATTAAAAAAATCTTGTAATGCAGATTCTTATTTTAGTGCTTTGACTGCTG from Zingiber officinale cultivar Zhangliang chromosome 5B, Zo_v1.1, whole genome shotgun sequence encodes the following:
- the LOC121984103 gene encoding uncharacterized protein LOC121984103 isoform X2, whose amino-acid sequence is MEKNDHAARLIKFKMPMSSSQRQEIPHQSTQHGPRFMSKKGVAGPMFSRVGKINGSNFGNQMTSSSEKVEHIQKQIAALKTSIRQVHGHHQDTSSADTVAESLHHKISRENEFKVQTKTLFQKKDIVTGFTNKHFEQLNEKLDNQAMNSDGAKTANAERLSLGVRPTKRLRVDKPLEPVHASDDPLQLQKHSDTHLGGSDQLLLKGQSGLFAVRSGRSYDETNKTLSLNNEGIDGKHGQMYENATISSKVPHIGLKDNKIIMPLSCAPLSSYSDPDMNSKPETKNDITVDASCNYAKYAKGPALLASELLDQSSYLAQPAPGLEVRIPEWGIFSLESLLELEELQDKELEKAQEFRQRCELEERLALKSYRKAQKDLINANERCAVLYRNRETISTKLQNLMLESSNFVWQSSKQDHGGCVHSRLGYHVPAEGQTSELLYERSNRGLLDDTSLDVSLRMTHRHGSCSNQYSESDDSTSDHRDKSTTNGLSSPASSPNMSTDDDRENLVLDKREVVSNLACSPNVDSHADVTSDLDVRKEGNSQDYDLEAALRSKLVAKFGMRTFCKSDGMSSVPCEVDQAVVKNEKRSNTSANQQIQQQMIIQNSNSEGLFRAEGIMNLSSVKHCGQSQRNEFSYEVEGGSSFLKGSYWLVCQPILSPSSSILHNVLPLLKFNVSAYPNGRTEEKDARPKSQKVICKPDKTDDSTKVSGVSSSCDNSIDFFLPFCMFELRGKCNNDECPWQHVKQNSKRSLKRGLLVTHNSDSYFSALTAEMSQEGLEPSHGLGKSFLPIPSYYIGASLVKPEPHFYHSILARSTWKYWQLGFSASFPIPLSFQRIHSQDVPLLQIGDGVMSEYDSWSRHSWYLQSHDAKMKKIIQGLPDSDQSLELALNLFCGKFYKSEIKKAFTVLSRAIESHPTSAVLWVIYLHIFYMKEEGIGKDDMFLHAVQHNPSSYELWLMYINSRVKLDDRLNAYKNALKTLCQAKVVCDKGKRNRSAHVLDIFLQMLDCLCMCGNVDKALWRIYQLVPSSDSELSSDSMLPDLLFSLTVPDQCIFWICCIYVVMYKKVPQEVVHNFELEKDFLFRLEWPFIQLSIEETNMVGDLMKLAIEKVGVDVDKAPQGRDRAAQRSLHVLAVCHVRLAATLNGFQHSEELLVNYFEIYPTCLELLLLTVRSHENCKFDVFWQSFQEILHSWPTEVPGIQCLWNQCIEHVLLQGNDCAEKLIEHWFQQFGELNYPGFRILGNKNAGLCRPSKQQFIVESAVDHTEVDENMFALLNLSLHRLSKNDVEGAFSAVDDALKLCSAKYFGHCIREHTAISLLKQSEFQKNTRLTMLPLLSNYVVDTRFLPRPELLSRQYYKSIKKPRVRQLIDEIMGSVPANFSLLNSVLEVCYGPTFLPETMEPRELVDFVETLMELAPANYQLALSVYRFTARSFCDAGVAYNGIIFWASSILVNSIFQSVPAAPENIWIEAADLLGNSDARGVADRFYQQALSVYPFSLLLWKSYLHFAKLTEKTDVLIEAARERGLEMSIVPDF